The proteins below are encoded in one region of Deltaproteobacteria bacterium:
- a CDS encoding autotransporter domain-containing protein: protein MKTKVACVVISLLFFVSPVFSIAADMQISGPVVNEKITEPENRDFFKSEEKSEVRNIFANQSFEFGLMYHKFDYKEDLAAPYKSTENGWLPGFYLGWNYNKKSDVYSKIFFEFSFGDVEYDGTTQAGTPIKFSEDNYQFLFRGEWNIGYNIAITKNISIKPYAGYGYRYWSRGQEKITATYTSYNEKYYWHYIPVGIGADFNIGERLVIEPNVGLRIMFYGKMTAYFSELNSANDDPEFKLGNRTGWYAEIPFRYKFSQFWSAVIKPWYEYSEIGQSDYVEYTYNGSRHIAYEPASRTHQYGLNIGTVFSF, encoded by the coding sequence ATGAAGACAAAGGTTGCTTGTGTCGTAATCAGTTTGCTCTTTTTCGTTTCGCCTGTTTTTTCCATAGCTGCTGATATGCAGATAAGCGGTCCTGTGGTGAATGAAAAAATAACGGAACCCGAGAACAGGGATTTCTTCAAGAGTGAAGAAAAATCCGAAGTTCGGAATATTTTTGCAAATCAGAGCTTTGAATTCGGCTTAATGTATCACAAATTCGACTATAAAGAAGACCTGGCTGCTCCCTATAAGAGCACTGAAAACGGGTGGTTGCCTGGTTTCTATCTGGGATGGAACTATAATAAAAAAAGTGATGTCTACTCAAAGATATTTTTTGAATTCTCCTTCGGAGATGTCGAATACGACGGGACTACCCAAGCCGGGACACCGATAAAATTCTCAGAAGACAATTATCAGTTTCTTTTTCGAGGGGAATGGAACATAGGTTACAATATAGCCATTACAAAAAATATTTCCATCAAGCCGTATGCAGGATATGGTTATCGATACTGGTCCCGAGGACAGGAAAAAATCACGGCGACCTACACCTCTTATAATGAAAAGTATTACTGGCATTACATTCCCGTAGGTATCGGGGCTGATTTTAACATCGGTGAAAGGCTGGTCATTGAACCCAATGTCGGTCTTCGTATAATGTTTTATGGCAAGATGACAGCATACTTCTCTGAACTAAACTCTGCCAATGACGATCCTGAGTTCAAATTGGGAAACAGAACCGGGTGGTATGCAGAAATCCCTTTCAGGTACAAGTTCTCCCAATTCTGGTCGGCTGTCATCAAACCTTGGTATGAATACAGTGAAATCGGTCAAAGTGATTACGTAGAATATACATATAACGGTAGTCGTCACATCGCCTATGAACCAGCAAGCAGAACACACCAGTATGGACTGAACATTGGGACAGTCTTTTCTTTTTAA
- a CDS encoding MipA/OmpV family protein — protein MILGFLLPPSAFCAEKPLWELGAGVALLRMPDYRGSDESRLYLLPYPYIIYRGDIFKVDRERISGRIFKTDRLLLDISLFGSVPVDSSKNTARSGMPDLDPTFEIGPSLNIKLLENKQDRYKLNLALPVRAVFSTDFSSVRREGWVVNPRLNFEKDDIIPDTGLNLGISAGPMFANSDYHRYYYTVEPVYATASRPSYSAGGGYSGSAITVGLNKAFKQLIFNAFVSMDFLQGSVYEDSPLVKTKNSVMCGLTVSWIFLKSEKLVTTEK, from the coding sequence ATGATCTTGGGGTTTTTATTACCTCCAAGCGCTTTCTGTGCGGAAAAACCTCTCTGGGAATTGGGTGCGGGAGTGGCGCTTCTCCGAATGCCGGATTACCGTGGTTCTGACGAAAGCAGACTTTATTTGCTGCCCTATCCGTATATTATCTACCGCGGCGATATTTTTAAAGTCGATAGGGAGCGCATTTCGGGACGCATTTTTAAAACCGACAGACTTCTGTTGGATATCAGCCTTTTCGGTAGCGTGCCTGTTGATAGTTCTAAAAATACTGCCCGCAGCGGCATGCCGGATCTGGATCCTACTTTCGAAATAGGCCCTTCTCTCAATATAAAGCTTCTGGAAAACAAGCAGGATCGTTATAAATTGAATCTCGCCTTGCCGGTGCGCGCCGTTTTTTCGACGGATTTTTCATCGGTGCGTCGTGAAGGCTGGGTAGTTAATCCGAGACTGAATTTCGAAAAAGACGATATAATTCCCGATACCGGTTTGAATTTGGGAATATCAGCCGGGCCGATGTTTGCCAATAGCGATTACCATCGTTATTATTATACGGTCGAACCGGTTTATGCCACCGCATCGCGTCCTTCTTATTCTGCCGGAGGCGGATACAGTGGCTCCGCAATCACCGTCGGTTTGAATAAAGCATTTAAGCAACTTATCTTTAATGCTTTTGTCAGCATGGATTTTCTCCAAGGAAGCGTGTATGAAGACTCTCCTTTAGTAAAAACTAAAAATTCCGTCATGTGTGGATTGACCGTGTCCTGGATTTTCCTTAAATCAGAAAAACTTGTGACAACAGAAAAATAA
- a CDS encoding radical SAM protein, translating into MKKGISGKRRVVLVHPRGFNWFPGHRDITDIANRMVPQGLLSIASYLLTQGHDVIVYDCLGPGVSFELNTQVKAILDYQPQIVGFSATTSSFPDAADIAKKIKEHSAHITTVCGGVHVSALEGELLYAYPAFDFLCAGEGEHTMAELAEGIDPAEIKGLMWRQDSQVLTNQPRPQIADLDNLPFPAYEKLKGFPGDYHLPLFSYINTPGATMITSRGCMYQCSYCDRSVFKKGFRYNSASYIYEHMKYLRTGFHVRHINIYDDLFTADRARIVELCEKLARHPLGINFNCAVRVGYTDDELLTMLKDAGCLMVSLGIESADPQMLARHKSGVSLDEVRDTVQRIQAAGLRAKGLFMMGLPGETEESIRRTSDFIISLGLDDMNMSKFTPFPGAPLWSTIREEGAFHEDWRLMNCLNFVFVPRGIASKERLDLLYNEHVKRFYSDPEWRRKFRHRLWQHHRSLLYLIRHLPSFWSAKRRFEPGN; encoded by the coding sequence ATGAAAAAAGGGATTTCCGGCAAAAGACGTGTTGTACTTGTCCATCCGCGTGGATTTAACTGGTTTCCCGGTCATCGTGATATTACCGATATTGCCAATCGCATGGTTCCTCAGGGGCTGCTTTCCATTGCTTCTTATCTATTAACACAGGGGCATGACGTTATTGTTTACGATTGCCTTGGCCCAGGTGTTTCCTTTGAACTTAACACTCAGGTTAAGGCGATTCTGGATTATCAGCCGCAGATTGTCGGATTTTCGGCGACAACATCTTCATTTCCTGACGCCGCGGATATCGCGAAAAAGATCAAGGAACACTCCGCGCACATAACAACCGTTTGCGGAGGCGTGCATGTATCCGCTTTGGAAGGCGAACTGCTGTATGCTTATCCGGCCTTTGACTTTCTTTGCGCGGGCGAAGGCGAACACACGATGGCGGAGCTTGCCGAAGGCATTGACCCCGCGGAAATTAAAGGATTGATGTGGCGTCAGGATTCCCAGGTACTTACCAATCAGCCACGCCCCCAGATAGCCGATTTGGACAATCTTCCCTTTCCCGCTTATGAAAAGCTCAAAGGATTTCCCGGCGATTATCATCTGCCTTTGTTCAGCTATATCAATACGCCCGGGGCGACAATGATTACGTCACGGGGCTGCATGTATCAATGCTCTTACTGTGATCGTTCCGTTTTCAAAAAGGGATTCCGTTATAACTCGGCTTCTTATATTTACGAACACATGAAATATTTGAGGACAGGATTTCATGTGCGGCATATCAATATTTATGATGACTTGTTTACAGCGGACCGAGCGCGTATTGTTGAACTCTGCGAAAAACTTGCTCGTCATCCGTTGGGCATTAACTTCAACTGTGCTGTGAGGGTGGGCTATACGGATGATGAATTGCTCACAATGCTTAAGGATGCGGGTTGCCTTATGGTTTCTCTGGGCATAGAATCGGCGGACCCGCAAATGCTGGCAAGGCACAAATCGGGGGTTTCGCTCGATGAGGTGCGTGATACCGTACAACGTATCCAGGCCGCAGGGCTGCGGGCAAAGGGGCTCTTTATGATGGGTTTACCGGGAGAGACGGAAGAATCGATCCGACGGACTTCCGATTTTATTATTTCATTGGGGCTGGACGACATGAATATGTCCAAATTCACTCCCTTTCCCGGTGCTCCGCTCTGGTCAACCATCAGGGAAGAAGGAGCTTTTCATGAAGATTGGCGGCTGATGAATTGCCTGAATTTTGTTTTTGTCCCCAGAGGGATCGCATCAAAAGAGAGGTTGGATCTGCTTTACAATGAGCACGTGAAACGCTTTTATTCCGATCCTGAATGGCGCAGGAAATTCCGGCATCGTCTTTGGCAACATCATAGAAGTCTTCTGTATTTAATTCGTCATTTGCCTTCATTCTGGTCGGCAAAGCGCCGGTTTGAGCCCGGCAATTAA
- a CDS encoding thioesterase family protein produces the protein MIQTHHHSCEIIHKVPFYDLDPMQIVWHGNYFLYFEDARVALFAQLGIDLYEFYTRTQYLFPIIKTSTKHIYPLRNGDEFICKATVVEGRSKIVVDFEIKLKVDGRICTRGRTEQVAVKAPEMEILFTIPDEIRNALGF, from the coding sequence ATGATCCAGACTCATCATCATAGTTGCGAGATTATACACAAGGTGCCGTTTTATGACCTCGACCCCATGCAGATCGTGTGGCACGGTAATTATTTCCTGTACTTTGAGGATGCCAGGGTGGCCCTTTTTGCCCAATTGGGCATTGACCTCTATGAGTTTTATACGAGGACACAGTATCTTTTTCCCATCATCAAAACATCCACAAAACATATCTATCCCCTGAGGAACGGGGATGAGTTTATCTGTAAGGCCACTGTGGTAGAGGGAAGGTCGAAAATCGTCGTGGACTTCGAAATCAAACTGAAGGTCGACGGAAGAATATGTACCCGCGGCAGGACGGAACAGGTTGCCGTGAAAGCTCCGGAGATGGAAATCCTGTTCACCATCCCGGATGAAATCAGGAATGCCCTGGGGTTTTGA
- a CDS encoding ketoacyl-ACP synthase III, with product MRNSVIVSTGSYLPETVVSNENLTQFPRDAIRLIGEKTGVFYRRMASDTECTSDLAVRAAMKCLDAINYSPEKVEGILLATSSPDRMQPATATRVQHIIGAKNAFAFDINSVCSGSTFGIAIADALIKSGFCENILLIASEVYSKIMNRKDFSSYPFFGDGSGAVLFQAGNDSTEGVLHSCLRTDGSGSDTISVPAGGTMLPYAKMTNDRLAFFTMKGIDVFNFAVDKGSEIILQLLKEADVSISDIKCFICHQANVNIIHTIANILGVSTDRFFMNLSSYGNTAGASVLIALDEAISMDVIEKGDLVVTVAFGGGLSWGANLIRI from the coding sequence ATGCGAAATTCGGTTATTGTTTCGACGGGCAGCTACTTGCCGGAAACAGTCGTCAGCAATGAAAATCTGACACAATTTCCACGGGATGCGATTCGTCTGATCGGCGAGAAGACCGGCGTATTTTACCGAAGGATGGCCTCCGATACCGAATGCACGTCGGATCTGGCGGTGCGTGCGGCAATGAAGTGTCTTGATGCTATCAACTATTCCCCGGAAAAGGTTGAAGGGATTCTGCTTGCCACCTCCTCTCCGGATCGTATGCAACCCGCTACGGCAACACGGGTGCAGCATATCATCGGCGCGAAAAATGCCTTTGCCTTCGATATCAATTCGGTCTGTTCAGGGAGCACTTTCGGTATAGCCATTGCGGACGCCCTCATTAAATCGGGATTTTGTGAAAATATTCTTTTGATCGCTTCGGAGGTCTATTCCAAGATCATGAACCGAAAGGATTTTTCTTCGTATCCTTTTTTCGGAGACGGTTCCGGGGCTGTTCTGTTTCAAGCCGGAAACGACTCTACCGAAGGGGTTCTGCATTCCTGTTTGAGGACGGACGGGAGCGGCAGCGATACCATCAGCGTTCCCGCGGGAGGGACGATGCTGCCCTATGCAAAAATGACAAATGACAGGCTGGCGTTCTTCACAATGAAAGGCATCGATGTATTCAACTTTGCCGTGGATAAAGGTTCTGAAATCATTCTTCAGCTTCTGAAGGAGGCGGACGTATCCATCAGCGATATCAAGTGTTTCATCTGTCATCAGGCGAATGTGAATATCATTCACACAATCGCAAATATACTCGGTGTGTCCACAGATCGGTTCTTTATGAACCTCTCCTCCTACGGCAATACAGCGGGCGCTTCCGTTCTGATTGCGCTCGATGAGGCGATTTCCATGGACGTCATTGAAAAAGGAGATCTCGTTGTTACGGTTGCCTTCGGTGGCGGGCTTTCCTGGGGAGCGAATCTGATACGCATATGA
- a CDS encoding glycosyltransferase family 2 protein: MDKDRVAVVIPVYNHEGKVAQVVREALKLHLPLFVVDDGSTDSTYDRIKDISSITIIRHGINKGKGAAILTGFAAALPEADWVVTMDADGQHHPENAWDLIRDVPPGERPIIVGMREGMDHRHVPWTSRFGRVFSNFWVRASGGPNIGDTQSGFRLYPLPEAMRLNVRARRFQFEVEILVKAKWQGIPVRETPVRVIYEPDDERVSHYRGFVDFCRNTGTFSRLIFTRLCVLPFTRGK, encoded by the coding sequence ATGGATAAAGACCGTGTTGCTGTCGTGATTCCCGTATACAATCATGAGGGAAAGGTTGCACAGGTGGTCAGGGAAGCCCTGAAGCTTCATCTGCCCCTGTTTGTTGTCGACGACGGATCAACGGATTCCACCTATGACCGGATAAAGGATATATCGTCCATCACCATAATCCGTCACGGCATCAATAAAGGCAAAGGGGCTGCCATTCTGACCGGTTTTGCAGCAGCTCTCCCGGAAGCAGACTGGGTCGTCACCATGGATGCCGACGGACAGCATCATCCCGAAAATGCCTGGGATCTGATCAGGGACGTCCCCCCTGGCGAGAGACCCATCATCGTCGGAATGCGGGAGGGAATGGATCATCGGCATGTGCCGTGGACGAGCCGTTTCGGCAGGGTTTTTTCAAACTTCTGGGTGCGGGCATCCGGAGGTCCGAACATCGGGGACACGCAAAGCGGATTCAGGCTGTATCCTCTGCCGGAAGCCATGCGTCTCAATGTGAGGGCGCGGCGTTTCCAGTTTGAGGTTGAAATTCTGGTGAAGGCGAAATGGCAGGGAATACCCGTTCGGGAGACGCCCGTTCGGGTGATATATGAACCAGATGATGAGAGGGTGTCCCACTATCGCGGCTTTGTCGATTTTTGCAGGAATACGGGTACATTCAGCCGTTTGATTTTCACGAGATTATGTGTATTGCCCTTTACGCGGGGAAAATAG